A section of the Gammaproteobacteria bacterium genome encodes:
- a CDS encoding 3-oxoacyl-[acyl-carrier-protein] synthase III C-terminal domain-containing protein, with product MNLPELFPVTRPLIAAATRPMIIGGLGTAVPPHRHRQTDCYEALKQTSAYDRLQSRSQALLRKLLAGSNGIHSRALALEQIAQVDKFNPDTLQQHYERHAPQLGMEAGRKALADAVIDARAIDAVLVSTCTGYLCPGLSSYLIEGLGLRSDVIALDLVGNGCGAALPNLHMAQSLLAAGGCERVLSVCVEVCTAAFYLDDDPGVLISACLFGDGAAAAVLGTEPPADGRRRIAWRAFGSEIDPSRRDLLRFEQRQGMLRNILTPPVPRLAAEYAERVLDRVLDEQDLRRADIQAWIWHAGGRDVLAALRERLDLDDDATRWSAEVLSEYGNMSSPSVLFALDKALIGGAAPGAWWLSSFGAGFSCYGALLQVS from the coding sequence ATGAATCTGCCCGAGCTTTTTCCCGTCACCCGTCCGCTGATCGCCGCTGCCACGCGTCCAATGATCATCGGCGGCCTGGGCACCGCGGTTCCGCCCCATCGCCACAGGCAGACGGACTGCTACGAGGCACTGAAGCAAACCAGCGCCTACGACCGGCTCCAATCGCGTTCACAAGCGCTACTGCGCAAATTGCTGGCCGGCAGCAACGGCATCCACAGCCGCGCCCTGGCCCTTGAGCAGATCGCGCAAGTGGATAAGTTCAATCCCGATACCTTGCAACAGCATTACGAACGCCACGCCCCGCAGCTGGGCATGGAAGCCGGGCGAAAAGCGCTGGCGGACGCAGTGATTGATGCCCGCGCCATTGATGCCGTCCTCGTCAGCACCTGCACCGGTTATCTGTGTCCGGGTTTATCGTCATATCTGATCGAGGGACTGGGACTGCGATCAGATGTGATCGCATTGGACCTGGTCGGCAACGGCTGCGGCGCGGCCCTGCCCAATCTACACATGGCCCAGTCCCTGCTGGCCGCGGGTGGGTGTGAACGGGTGTTATCCGTGTGCGTCGAAGTATGCACCGCCGCTTTTTATCTTGATGACGATCCGGGCGTATTGATCAGCGCCTGCCTGTTCGGCGACGGCGCCGCCGCCGCCGTGCTGGGCACGGAGCCGCCCGCTGACGGCAGGCGGCGAATTGCATGGAGAGCCTTCGGTTCGGAGATTGATCCCTCACGGCGCGATCTGCTGCGCTTCGAACAACGCCAGGGCATGCTCCGCAATATCCTGACCCCGCCCGTGCCGCGCCTGGCCGCGGAATATGCGGAACGCGTGCTCGACCGGGTGCTGGATGAACAAGACTTGCGCCGTGCCGATATTCAGGCCTGGATATGGCATGCCGGCGGCCGCGACGTCCTCGCCGCCCTGCGCGAGCGCTTGGACCTGGACGACGACGCCACGCGCTGGAGTGCGGAAGTTTTGAGCGAATACGGCAACATGAGCAGTCCGAGCGTGCTGTTTGCCCTCGACAAGGCCCTGATCGGCGGCGCCGCGCCGGGCGCATGGTGGCTGTCCAGTTTCGGGGCCGGCTTCAGTTGCTATGGCGCGC